Within the Miscanthus floridulus cultivar M001 chromosome 2, ASM1932011v1, whole genome shotgun sequence genome, the region TTCCGGAGAGTTCTCACGTGTTCGAGCATGGACCCGACGCCGCTGGATTCGAGCGTGGAGAAATGCTAGAGCTATCCAGTGGGTCTCTCTTCTAGATCGAAAGTAGCTGGGCTTCTAGTAATTTTGTTCATGGGCCAAGGCCCGGTCTTGTGCCAAAAAACAATTTAGCCCAACATCAAACAGGGCCCACGCGTGCACACTCGTCAGACCTCTCTGTCTCGTTGTCTTCCTAGTTCAGGACTTTGGATTCAGGCGACTCGCCGCACGCACTAGAGACGGCAGAGGTGAGCACGGCGTGGTGAAGTCGTGAGGAGGAGAAGAATTCCACCGCCGTGGCAGCCATGTCGGTGCAGGAGTACCTGGAGAAGCACCTGCTCTCGCGCAAGATCGAGGAGGCCGTGAACGCGGCGGTCCGCGCCAAGGCCCTCGACCCGGTGCTCTTCATCGCGGGCCACATGCGGCGGGCGGCGCCCGCCGTGATCACGAGGGTGCGGGCGCGCCAGATCCTTGACGGCCACGGTGCGCCGGCCGTTGAGGTCGAGTTGCACACCAACAAGGCCGTGCACCGAGCATCCGCGGCCGGCTCGGGCGCGCTCGAGGGCGCCGCCGCCGACTCGACCGGGGCCTCCGAGAGGCGGAAGATCCTCGCCAGGGCGGTCGCCGACGCGGTGCGGGTGATCAACGACAAGGTGTCGGAGGCGCTCGTTGGGATGGATCCGCAGCAGCAGGCGCAGATCGACCAGGCCATCATGGACTTGGACAAGGCGCGCCACAAGGTGGAACACTCGGAGATCCTTTCCCTTTTTCTCTCCTCTGCGGTTTTTTGTTCCTAAATTCTGCATTGTCAAACCCATGCTATACACAAACAACGACGGATGGCTCCATATGCTCAAGCAATTCTTTACATTGGGTATAGTCAATTTAGGGGCAGTATGGGAAACTAATTATTTCGGTTATATTTGATTGTTCGGAAATAATGCTATTATTTTCACTGTACTTGTGTTTCCACTTACCACTACTGCCTCAATTTTTTTTGTATCTTGATTCCGTTCCCTTATTTCTGGCAAATAGATTTTGTCCAAATGGAAATAGCTATGATATTGTGCGAAATGCAGGCTGAGCTTGGAGCAAATGCTATGCTGGCAGTGTCAATTGCAGCTTGCAAAGCTGGTGCTGCTGAAAAAGAGGTGCTGTTTTTCTGCTAAAATCATCATAATTTGATAAATGTGTCATGCCACAGCACAGAATTCTTATTGCCGGATCATTGGATGCTTGTTGCTGTGCAGGTTCCACTCTACAAGCATATAGCAGATCTTGTTGGCAAAAGCGCTACAACTCTTCCTGTCCCTGCAATTACAGTCATTAATGGTGGAAAGCATGCTGGAAATGGTCTTCCCATTCAAGTATTCCTCCAAACCTTTAGAATCTGAGAAGTTGAAGGCATTATTCCCTTATTTTGTCCACTTGAGTTATCTTTTGCCTAAACAGAAACATATTAATATAGTTAGTTGTTCATGTATATCAGCCATATCAACATGTTTAACTGTAGCTCTGGAGTAACTATAAACCTTTCTTCTTTGTAGGAAATTATGATCCTTCCTGTTGGTGCTAAGAACTTTGAAGAAGCAATGCAGATGGGTTCAGAGACCTATCACCATCTCAAGGTAGCCTTCACTTATAACAATCTGTGCTGCAGATATAACATAAGTGTTGTTTTCCACTGGTACTTGGTTCAAGATGTTCATCAAACATCATAAGATTGTGTTCAATAAAAAACTAATATTGCACTCAGCCTTTCTGGTTCCTTCTCTCTTTTTTCCCGGTCTGAATTTAGCTACTATTAATTCATTTGGGCCGGTTGTCGTTGAGGCAAAGTACTGACATTATGGACCTCTTAGCTCTTACAAGTTTTCCCCTCAGACTGCCAGAAAGGTATGCTCACTTTTGTAGATATTTACTTACTAATAATTACTTTTACAGGATATTATCTTGGAGAAATGTGGCTCAGACAGCTGCAACATTGGAGATCATGGTGGATTTGCTCCAAATATTTCCAGGCAAGTGAGAAACTCATTTTCTATTTTCTGATATCACATATTTCTTGTTTTCCCAATTGGGGACTTACATATGGATTTCAATATGCCAATATCTATGTTGCTTTATTGATGTTCAGCATATCTGAAGGCCTGGATCTTGTTATTGCGGCAATAGAGAGGGCTGGATATAATGGAAGAATAAAATTGGCAATTGATGTTGCTGCTACTGATTTTTGTGTAGGTAAGTAGAAAAGCAGTGCATTGCCTATGCATGGACTATGTAAATGTTCAAAAATTAGCTCTGtgaataaaaatataaaacagACTATGAAATTTGGTGATAGGGTGTAATCATTCTGCTGCTCTGGTTGTGTCTGATTACTGGAAGAGTTTCATGCAGTGTTTTCACTTTTAGGCCCCTATCCATATTATTTATGCCTCATTTCTTCCGTGATGTCATCTGTTTGTTTAATATTGTTGCTACTAAACACCAGAACCAGCCCCATTGAAAGCATGCTTTCAGAACCACCTAGCAGGAATCTTGTAACGATGTTGCTACATACTCTACTTGCATTCGGATGACCAGATACTGTACAATCTTGAATCTTAGAAATATTGAGCTTGAATGTTAGTTGATTCTATAGTCCATGCATTGGGTTCTTTTGTATTTGCTGTGTCAATGAGTTCGTTTATGGCTATGTTCACCCAACTCTTTGCAGGAAAGAAATATGATCTGGAGTTCAAGTCAACAAAGAAATCAGGGCAGAACTTCAAAACTGCTGATGATATGATTGAGATCTATAGCCAGCTTTGTTCAGGTATCCCTGGATTGTGGGTTGAcatcatctttctttttcttctacatattttagtttcatgaagcatataaacacaagTTCACTGTTTTCTTGCCTCCACTTTCTGCACTA harbors:
- the LOC136535948 gene encoding cytosolic enolase 3-like, whose protein sequence is MSVQEYLEKHLLSRKIEEAVNAAVRAKALDPVLFIAGHMRRAAPAVITRVRARQILDGHGAPAVEVELHTNKAVHRASAAGSGALEGAAADSTGASERRKILARAVADAVRVINDKVSEALVGMDPQQQAQIDQAIMDLDKARHKAELGANAMLAVSIAACKAGAAEKEVPLYKHIADLVGKSATTLPVPAITVINGGKHAGNGLPIQEIMILPVGAKNFEEAMQMGSETYHHLKDIILEKCGSDSCNIGDHGGFAPNISSISEGLDLVIAAIERAGYNGRIKLAIDVAATDFCVGKKYDLEFKSTKKSGQNFKTADDMIEIYSQLCSEYPLVSIEQPFDKDDWEHSKKLTTLELCQVAGDDLLMSDPERIKRAVNEYTCNALVLKANQVGTVTEAIEVLKQAKDAHWGVMVSHRSGDTEDSFIADLAVGAAAGQIKAGAPCRGECLTKYNQLLRIEEELGSEGVYAGENWRTVSTS